The Nocardioides campestrisoli genome includes a window with the following:
- a CDS encoding DUF58 domain-containing protein — MALLTRIRTRAELVARRRVRTLLDGRHASTMHARSLDFSDLRGYVVGDDVADIDWKASARHGDLLVKRHVAERRAVVMLVVDTGRELAAASHWDPSTTDLKRDVAVTAAGLLGWVAMRAGDHVGLVHSGAEGPVATRPSTREVDLERMLESVVQGCGPDSPGQRTLELLDHAIRALRRRTLMVLVLGDLELESAVERRLVRLAAQHELVVLTVADVDPMGPLRHGVPAADVGSGRSVPAFLALDPRLGKELAAADEARHERRDAALRRLGVAHVHLARLEDAVPDLLSLMERRRRVR; from the coding sequence ATGGCACTCCTGACCCGCATCCGGACCCGGGCCGAGCTGGTGGCCCGGCGTCGGGTCCGCACGCTGCTCGACGGGCGGCACGCCTCCACGATGCACGCACGCAGTCTCGACTTCTCCGACCTCCGGGGCTACGTCGTGGGCGACGACGTGGCAGACATCGACTGGAAGGCGTCCGCGCGGCACGGGGACCTGCTCGTCAAGCGGCACGTGGCAGAGCGCAGAGCCGTGGTGATGCTGGTCGTCGACACCGGTCGTGAGCTCGCGGCCGCGTCCCACTGGGACCCGTCGACGACCGACCTGAAACGGGACGTCGCCGTGACGGCCGCCGGCCTCCTCGGCTGGGTCGCGATGCGTGCCGGGGACCACGTGGGCCTGGTCCACAGCGGCGCCGAGGGGCCGGTGGCGACGCGCCCCAGCACCCGCGAGGTCGACCTGGAGCGGATGCTGGAGTCGGTGGTGCAGGGCTGCGGACCTGATTCCCCCGGGCAACGGACGCTCGAGCTGCTGGACCATGCCATCCGTGCGCTGCGCCGCCGCACCCTGATGGTGCTGGTCCTGGGTGACCTCGAGCTGGAGTCGGCGGTGGAGCGTCGTCTGGTGCGCCTCGCGGCCCAGCACGAGCTGGTGGTGCTCACGGTCGCCGACGTCGACCCGATGGGGCCCCTGCGCCACGGTGTCCCTGCCGCAGACGTCGGCTCGGGGCGGAGCGTCCCCGCCTTCCTCGCCCTGGACCCCCGTCTGGGCAAGGAGCTGGCGGCCGCCGACGAGGCCCGTCACGAGCGACGGGACGCCGCGCTACGACGCCTCGGGGTGGCTCACGTCCATCTGGCGCGTCTGGAGGACGCGGTGCCGGACCTGTTGTCGCTGATGGAACGGAGGCGTCGTGTCCGCTGA
- a CDS encoding AAA family ATPase, which yields MTRLDDHEIKRAREIAEAVERAFASKVVGQHALLRSLLVTLMARGHVLMESVPGLAKTLSASVLSSSVAASFSRVQCTPDLLPSDIIGTQVYDPRTATFSTRLGPVHAHFVLLDEINRSSAKTQSAMLEAMQERQTTIGGETHRLPDPFLVLATQNPIDEEGTYVLPQAQMDRFLLKEVLDHPTPLEEATMLRRVADGELRDTSVEPVASLDDVVFLQSVADRVHVDESVLRYIVEIVNVTRNPDAYLPADVARYVEHGVSPRGAIAFLQVARGMAVLAGRDHVLPEDVVAMRHQVLRHRLMLTFEAVAARVSPDVVVDAVFAAVPTP from the coding sequence ATGACACGACTGGACGACCACGAGATCAAGCGGGCCCGGGAGATCGCCGAAGCCGTCGAGAGGGCGTTCGCCAGCAAGGTGGTGGGTCAGCACGCCCTGCTCCGCAGCCTGCTGGTGACGCTGATGGCGCGGGGGCACGTGCTGATGGAGTCGGTGCCGGGCCTGGCCAAGACGCTGTCCGCCTCCGTGCTCTCGTCGTCGGTCGCGGCGAGCTTCTCCCGGGTCCAGTGCACCCCCGACCTCCTGCCCTCGGACATCATCGGGACGCAGGTCTACGACCCCCGGACCGCGACGTTCTCGACCCGGCTGGGCCCGGTCCACGCGCACTTCGTGCTGCTCGACGAGATCAACAGGTCCTCGGCCAAGACCCAGTCGGCGATGTTGGAGGCGATGCAGGAGCGTCAGACCACGATCGGGGGCGAGACCCACCGGCTGCCCGACCCGTTCCTGGTGCTCGCGACCCAGAACCCGATCGACGAGGAGGGCACCTACGTCCTCCCGCAGGCCCAGATGGACCGGTTCCTGCTCAAGGAGGTGCTCGACCACCCGACCCCGTTGGAGGAGGCCACGATGCTGCGCCGCGTCGCCGACGGGGAGCTGCGCGACACCAGCGTGGAGCCGGTGGCCTCCTTGGACGACGTCGTCTTCCTCCAGTCGGTGGCCGACCGGGTCCACGTGGACGAGTCGGTGCTGCGCTACATCGTCGAGATCGTCAACGTGACCCGCAACCCGGACGCGTACCTGCCCGCGGACGTGGCCCGCTACGTCGAGCACGGCGTGAGCCCGCGAGGGGCGATCGCCTTCCTCCAGGTCGCCCGGGGGATGGCCGTGCTGGCCGGCCGCGACCACGTGCTGCCCGAGGACGTGGTCGCGATGCGCCACCAGGTCCTGCGCCACCGCCTGATGCTCACCTTCGAAGCCGTGGCGGCCCGGGTGAGTCCCGACGTCGTCGTCGACGCCGTGTTCGCGGCCGTGCCCACTCCCTGA